The Microbulbifer sp. TB1203 nucleotide sequence CGCGCAATCAGTTCGTTCACCTTGCCGCCGGGCAGCTGGCCGCCCTCGCCGGGCTTGGCACCCTGGGCAACCTTGATCTGCAACACCTCGGCGTTGACCAGGTAGTGCGGGGTGACGCCGAAGCGACCGGAGGCCACCTGCTTGATCTTGGACACCTTGTCGGTGCCGAAGCGCGCGGGGTCCTCGCCGCCCTCGCCGCTGTTGGAGCGGCCGCCCAGGCGGTTCATGGCCTGGGCCAGGGATTCGTGGGCCTCCGGGGACAGCGCCCCCAGGGACATGGCCGCGGAGTCAAAGCGGCGCAGAATATTTTCCGCCGGTTCCACTTCCTCCAGCGGAATCGGCTGGATACCGTCTTTGAAATCCAGCAGGTCGCGCAGGGTGGCCACCGGGCGCCGGTTCACCAGCGCGGCGTAGTCGCGCCATACCGCGTAGTCGCCGGTGCGCGCGGCGCGGCGCAGGGTGTTCACCACATCCGGGTTGAAGGTGTGGTATTCCTGGCCCCAGACGAACTTGTGCAGGCCGCCGGGTGACACCGGCTTGCGCGGCTTCCAGGCCAGGGATGCGCGCGCCGCCATATCGCTCTGCAGTTCGGCAAAGCCGGCGCCCTGAATACGGCTGGGCGCGCCGGGGAAACACCGGTCGACAACGTTGCGATCCAGGCCCACCAGCTCAAACAGCAGCGCGCCGCGGTAGGAGGCCACGGTGGAGATGCCCATCTTGGAGAGGATCTTGAGCAGCCCTTTAATAATGCCTTTGCGGTAGTTTTTCTGCGCTTCTGCCGCATCCAGCAACAGTTCACCGGTGTCGATCAGGTGGTTGATGATGCTGTAGGAGAAATACGGGTGCACCGCGGTGGCGCCCACACCGATCAGGCAGGCCAACTGGTGGGCGTCACGGGCGCTGGCGGTGTCCACGACGATGTTTGAGTCGCAGCGCAGGCCGGCGTGCACCAGGTGGTGATGCACCGCGCCGGTGGCCAGCAGGGCGTCGATGGGCAGTTTGTCGGCGGCGATTTCGCGATCGGACAGCACGATGATGACCGATCCGCCGCGCACCGCGGCCTCCACATCGGCGCAGAGTTTTTTGATCGCCGCCTCGAGATCCAGCTGCGCCGGGTCGTAGTTGAGGTCGAATATCTTCGACTCGAAGCCGGGCCTGTCCAGCTCCAGCAGCGCGGTGTACTTCATATGGGAGAGCACCGGCGAGGCCAGGATCACGCGATCCGCGTGCTCGGGGGTCTCCTCGAAAACGGTTTTCTCCCGCCCCAGGCAGGTCTCAAGAGACATCACCACCGTCTCCCGCAGCGGGTCGATGGGCGGGTTGGTCACCTGCGCGAACTGCTGGCGGAAGTAGTCGTACAGACAGCGGTTGTGGCGCGAAAGCACCGCCATGGGGGTATCGTCGCCCATGGAGCCCACCGCTTCCTGGCCGGCCTCGGCCATCGGCCGCACCACATTGTTGCGCTCCTCCAGGGAGGAGCTGAACAGCTTCTGGTAGACCTTGAACTGCTCGAAGGAAAAATTGTTATCCACCGGCGCGGTGACCAGGGTGGAGCGGATGCGCCGCGCCTTTTCCTTCAGCCACTGCTTATAGGGCTGTGAACGCTTGAGCATGTCGTCGATATCACGGGTGTGCATCAGCACACCTTCGCGAGTGTCCACCGACAGCATCTGCCCCGGGCCCAGGCGGCCTTTGGCCACCACATCTTCGGGCTTGTAGCCGTACACGCCCACTTCCGAGGCCACGGTGATGAGATCATCTTTGGTGATCACCCAGCGGGATGGGCGCAGGCCGTTGCGGTCCAGGGTGCACACCGCGTAGCGGCCATCGGTCATCACCAGGCCAGCGGGCCCGTCCCAGGGCTCCATATGCATGGAAATGTATTCGTAGAAGGCGCGCAGGTCCGGATCCATGTCCTCTACGTTCTGCCAGGCGGGCGGTACCAGCATACGCACGGCGCGATGCAGTTCCATGCCTCCGGCAGTCAGCATCTCCAGCATATTGTCCAGGCTGGAGGAATCGGATCCCTCGCGGTTGACCAGCGGTGCCAGTTCGGCCAGTTCCGGAATCAGCGGGCTGGCGAACTTGGGCGTGCGCGCCACCGACCAGTTGCGGTTGCCGGTGATGGTGTTGATCTCGCCGTTGTGCGCCAGCAGCCGGAAGGGCTGCGCCAGCGGCCAGAGCGGCATGGTGTTGGTGGAAAAGCGCTGGTGAAACACACAGATGGCGGTCTCCATTCTCGGATCCGCCAGGTCGGGGAAAAATTTCGGCAGGTCCGCCGGGATCATCAGCCCCTTGTAGGAGAGCACTCCTGTGGACAGGCTGGCGATATACACGCCCTCCCCCAACTGCTGCTCCGCCCTGCGCCGGGCGACGAACAGCCGCGCGTTGAATTTCGCCTCTCCCAGGGGTTCCTCGGCGTCGTTGACCAGCAGCTGTTCAAAGTGCGGCAGGGTTTGCCGGGCGATGGGACCGAGGCACTCGGGCTCGGTGGGCACCGGGCGCCAGCCGGCAATCCGCAGTCCTTGGGCCTCTAACTCGCGGCAGAGGGTATCGCGGGCTTTTCGCGCGTCCGCCTCGTCCAGCGGCAGCATAATCGAACCCACGGCGTATTGATCGGTCAGTTCGGCGCCACAGTGCGCTTTTGCTTCCGCGCGCAGAAAAGCGTCGGGTTTTTGCAGCAGCAGGCCGCAGCCGTCACCGGTCTTGCCGTCGGCGGCGATGCCCCCGCGGTGAGTCATACAGGTCAGCGACTCGATCGCCGTCTGCAGCAACTTGTGGCTGGTCTCGCCCTTCAAGTGCGCGATCAAACCGAAGCCACAGTTGTCTTTGAACTCATCCAACCGATATAGGCCGCTGCTACCCATAGACTTCCTCACAGTTAAAAAAAGCCCGCAAGCGGGCTTCTTCGACGTTGTTTTTTGCCGGGTTTTCCCCGGCGGGCGCGCAATATTACTGGCGCCCCCCTGGAATTGCAATATTTCCCAGATTTATCTTCTGCCCATGGGCACCAAAACCGACTTATCTTCTTTTTGTGATCACTATTGCCAAATAGTCCTCAGATTTGCCCGTTTCGCGAGGGGTTGGTCACTCGGCGCCACAGATTTTCAGCGCCTCCTCCAGCTGTTTCAGCGGCGTGTCATCGCAGATCTGGGCATCCCCCAGACTGCGCAACAGCACCAGGCGCAGGCGACCGTCCAGCACCTTCTTGTCCACCGCCATGGCCTCCAGATACTCCCGTACTGTCATCCCTTCGGGCGATGCCTGAGGCAGCTGCGCAGCGGCCAGCAGGGCGCGGATTCGCGCCACCAGTTCTCCGTCGATGGTGCCGCGGATACGCGACAGCTCGGCGGCCATGACCATACCCGCAGCCACCGCCTCCCCGTGCAACCAGTTGCCGTAACCCTGTACCGCCTCGATGGCGTGACCGAAGGTATGACCGAAATTCAGTATGGCCCGTCTGGCAGATTCCCGCTCGTCCTCCGCTACCACCGCCGCCTTGTCCCGGCAGCAGCGGTTCACCGCGTAGGCCAGGGCCTGGGGATCCCGCGCCATCAGCTTCGGCATATGTTCCTCCAGCCAACTGAAGAAGGGGGCATCGCAGATCAGGCCGTACTTGATCACTTCGGCGATGCCGGCGGACAGCTCGCGGTCCGGCAGGGTGGCCAGGGTATCCATGTCCGCGAGTACCACCCTGGGCTGGTAGAAGGCACCGATCATATTCTTGCCCAGGGGGTGGTTGACGCCGGTTTTGCCTCCCACGGATGAGTCCACTTGTGCCAGCAGGGTGGTGGGAATCTGTACGAAGTCCACGCCGCGCTGGTAGCAGGCGGCGGCGAAACCGGTCATATCGCCGATCACACCGCCGCCCAGGGCGATCAGGGTGGTGCTGCGGTTGTGGCGTTTCTCCAGCAGGCGGTCAAAGATGCGTTCCAGGGTGTCCAGGGTTTTAAAAGCCTCGCCGTCCGGCAACACCAGGGTATCCACCTGCTCGAAGTCCGCCAGGCCCCCGAGCAGCCGCTCGAGGTAGAGAGGGGCCACGGTCTCATTGGTCACTACACAGACTTGTTTGCCGCGGATATAGGGCAGCAGGTACTGGGGGTCCCCCAGCAGTTGCGAACCGATCACGATGGGATAGCTGCGTTCCCCCAGTTCCACATTCAGGCAGTGCATGGTTTCTCTCCCTTCAACTGAAGGGCGCACTTTAGCACAAGGAGGATAGAGGTTATTTAAAGGACGGATCCTGGGTCAGGCGCTCGGCCACCATGGACGCGGCCTGCTTGGGGGTGCAGTCGTCTGTGTCACAGATGATGTCCGCCACCTCGCGGTAGAGGGGATCCCGCTCCCGCACCAGTTCGATAATGCGCGCACGCGGGTCCGCCACCCGCAGCAGCGGGCGGTTGCTGCTTTTCGAAGTCCGTTCCAGCAATTGCTCCACACTCGCCTGGAGATAAACCACCAGACCGTACTGGCGCAGTTGCTCACGGTTCTCCGGAAGCAGCACGATCCCGCCGCCGGTGGCCACCACCTGCGGCTGCCCCCGGCAGAGATCCCTCAGCACCTCGCTCTCGCGCCGGCGGAATCCAGCCTCGCCCTCTACGTCGAAAATCCAGGGAATATCGGCGCCGGTGCGCTCTTCCAGCACCTTGTCGGAATCGGCAAAAGGAAGCTCCAGCTGCGTCGCCAGCAGCCTGCCGATGGTGGACTTGCCGGCCCCCATGGGGCCGACAAGGAAGATGGAGCGGTTGATCACTTGGAGAAGAAAAGTTCGTCTTCCATGATGCGGGGGGTGATAAAGATCAGCATTTCGCGTTTGTCATCCTGGCGCAGGGTGGTCTTGAACAGATGCCCCAGGAAGGGGATATCGCCCAGCAGCGGCACCTTGGTTTCTCCTTCGATCACCTGACTCTCGAAAATTCCCCCGAGCACAATGGTTTCACCGTTGCGGACCAGCACCTTGGTCTGCAGGGTATTAACGTTAATAGAGGGAATGGTACCGCCCGTTGTGATATTGGTAACCAGTTCGCCCACACTGTTCTGGTCGATATCCAGCTCCATAATAATATTGTTGTCCGGGGTGATCTGCGGGGTGACATTCAGTTTCAGCACCGCCTCGCGGAAGGTTACCGAAGCGGCGCCGGAGGAGGTCGCCTCCACATAGGGAATTTCCACACCGGACTCGATATTGGCCTCCTGCTTGTCACCGGTAACCACTTTCGGTTGGGAGACAATTTCCGCCTTGCCCATATCCTCCAGCGCGGAGAGTTCCAGGCCCAGATAAAAATTCTCTTTCAGGATCGCATAGGCGATGCTGCCGGCCCGATCGGCTACCCCGAGGTCCACCAATACAGGACTGTGAACGCTGGACGGCGATTCCACATCCGGTCCCGAACCATCCCCTCTTACAGGGAGCCCCACCTGTCTACCGGATCCTATGCCGATTTTATCGTCGTCGATATCGTGGTCTTCTACATAATCCCAGCGCACACCGAGCTCTCTCTGGAAGTCGGTGTTGGCAATAACAATCCGCGCTTCGATCATCACCTGGCGGATGGGGATGTCAATCGCATCAATCAGCTCCCGGAACTGGATAATCTTGTCCTCGGTATCGGTGAGGATAATCGTATTAGTGCGTTCATCCACGATGGCGCTGCCGCGGGAGGACAGGATACTGCGCTGATCGGCATCGCGCTGGCCGCCGGCGAAATTGCCCTGATTGAAACCTCCGCCGCCCTGCTGTCGATCTCCCGCAAACAGGGTAAACAGTTCGCGGGCGTCGGCGTAGCGAATCTGGATATACTCGGTGCGCAGCGGGGCCAGTTCCTGCAGCTGCTGCCGCGTCTCCAGTTCCTGCCGCTCGCGCTCGGCGATTTCCGCCGCCGGCGCCACCATGATCACCTTGCCTTCCTGTCGCTTGTCCAGGCCCTTGGCACGGAGGATCAGATCCAGCGCCTGGTCCCAGGGCACACCGTCCAAACGCAGGGTGATGCGGCCGGACACAGTGTCACTTGCAACCAGGTTGAGATCGGTGAAATCGGCGATCAGCTGCAGTACCGAGCGCACTTCGATGTCCTGGAAATTCAGCGACAACTTTTCACCGGTGAACTGGAATTCCTTTTCCTTTTCGCGAATTTCCGCCACGGTGAGCGGCTTGACGCTCAGCACATACTCGGTATCCGCCTGGTAGGCCAGGTAGTCGTAATCGGTATTTGAGGGGTCTACCGCGATCACCGTGTTGCGACCGTCGTAGTCCACGGTAATGGAGTTGACCGGGGTGGCGAAGTCGGTGACATCCAGGCGCTGGCGCAGGGACTCCGGCAGTT carries:
- the aroK gene encoding shikimate kinase AroK gives rise to the protein MNRSIFLVGPMGAGKSTIGRLLATQLELPFADSDKVLEERTGADIPWIFDVEGEAGFRRRESEVLRDLCRGQPQVVATGGGIVLLPENREQLRQYGLVVYLQASVEQLLERTSKSSNRPLLRVADPRARIIELVRERDPLYREVADIICDTDDCTPKQAASMVAERLTQDPSFK
- the pilQ gene encoding type IV pilus secretin PilQ, giving the protein MINRQLAKVLAFGKTLLFILALLPPALQAQVNKLNDIQFSELPGGRLQLRLSFTDIPPEPTGYTIEQPARIVMDFAGVESALPEKKYSLGVGSARSAVVVSGEGRTRLIINLDQLPVYTSERKGNQVVLEVGADAAATASVTATPAPAATAAHSGGLDLGGQERFRAASGVAIRNVDFRRGDAGEGKVIVSLTDPAVNIDVERRKGKIYLTFLGAELPESLRQRLDVTDFATPVNSITVDYDGRNTVIAVDPSNTDYDYLAYQADTEYVLSVKPLTVAEIREKEKEFQFTGEKLSLNFQDIEVRSVLQLIADFTDLNLVASDTVSGRITLRLDGVPWDQALDLILRAKGLDKRQEGKVIMVAPAAEIAERERQELETRQQLQELAPLRTEYIQIRYADARELFTLFAGDRQQGGGGFNQGNFAGGQRDADQRSILSSRGSAIVDERTNTIILTDTEDKIIQFRELIDAIDIPIRQVMIEARIVIANTDFQRELGVRWDYVEDHDIDDDKIGIGSGRQVGLPVRGDGSGPDVESPSSVHSPVLVDLGVADRAGSIAYAILKENFYLGLELSALEDMGKAEIVSQPKVVTGDKQEANIESGVEIPYVEATSSGAASVTFREAVLKLNVTPQITPDNNIIMELDIDQNSVGELVTNITTGGTIPSINVNTLQTKVLVRNGETIVLGGIFESQVIEGETKVPLLGDIPFLGHLFKTTLRQDDKREMLIFITPRIMEDELFFSK
- the gltB gene encoding glutamate synthase large subunit, translating into MGSSGLYRLDEFKDNCGFGLIAHLKGETSHKLLQTAIESLTCMTHRGGIAADGKTGDGCGLLLQKPDAFLRAEAKAHCGAELTDQYAVGSIMLPLDEADARKARDTLCRELEAQGLRIAGWRPVPTEPECLGPIARQTLPHFEQLLVNDAEEPLGEAKFNARLFVARRRAEQQLGEGVYIASLSTGVLSYKGLMIPADLPKFFPDLADPRMETAICVFHQRFSTNTMPLWPLAQPFRLLAHNGEINTITGNRNWSVARTPKFASPLIPELAELAPLVNREGSDSSSLDNMLEMLTAGGMELHRAVRMLVPPAWQNVEDMDPDLRAFYEYISMHMEPWDGPAGLVMTDGRYAVCTLDRNGLRPSRWVITKDDLITVASEVGVYGYKPEDVVAKGRLGPGQMLSVDTREGVLMHTRDIDDMLKRSQPYKQWLKEKARRIRSTLVTAPVDNNFSFEQFKVYQKLFSSSLEERNNVVRPMAEAGQEAVGSMGDDTPMAVLSRHNRCLYDYFRQQFAQVTNPPIDPLRETVVMSLETCLGREKTVFEETPEHADRVILASPVLSHMKYTALLELDRPGFESKIFDLNYDPAQLDLEAAIKKLCADVEAAVRGGSVIIVLSDREIAADKLPIDALLATGAVHHHLVHAGLRCDSNIVVDTASARDAHQLACLIGVGATAVHPYFSYSIINHLIDTGELLLDAAEAQKNYRKGIIKGLLKILSKMGISTVASYRGALLFELVGLDRNVVDRCFPGAPSRIQGAGFAELQSDMAARASLAWKPRKPVSPGGLHKFVWGQEYHTFNPDVVNTLRRAARTGDYAVWRDYAALVNRRPVATLRDLLDFKDGIQPIPLEEVEPAENILRRFDSAAMSLGALSPEAHESLAQAMNRLGGRSNSGEGGEDPARFGTDKVSKIKQVASGRFGVTPHYLVNAEVLQIKVAQGAKPGEGGQLPGGKVNELIARLRYSVPGVTLISPPPHHDIYSIEDLAQLIFDLKQVNPDALVSVKLVSRPGVGTIAAGVAKAYADLITISGYDGGTAASPITSIRYAGSPWELGLAETHQTLRANDLRDKVRVQTDGGLKSGLDVVKAAILGAESFGFGTAPMVALGCKYLRICHLNNCATGVATQNQDLRDEHYIGTAEMAMNFFRFVAEETREWMASLGVRTIEELVGRVDLLRALDGETEKQKKLDLAPLLHTDALLDSKPQTCQRPKNEPWDKGELAERMVADLLPAIENLSGGEYAYRVTNCDRSIGARLSGEIAKRHGNQGMADAPVKLRLTGVAGQSFGVWNAGGLEMYLEGDANDYVGKGMAGGKLVIRPPQNSAFASQDTSIVGNTCLYGATGGKLFAAGRAGERFGVRNSGAFAVVEGAGDHCCEYMTGGMIAVLGSTGVNFGAGMTGGFAYVLDLKRNFFDKCNHELIELRRISSETLESYQSHLRQVIEEFAAETGSEWGAELLDNFDDYLSKFWLVKPKAASLAGLLADVRKRGE
- the aroB gene encoding 3-dehydroquinate synthase, translated to MHCLNVELGERSYPIVIGSQLLGDPQYLLPYIRGKQVCVVTNETVAPLYLERLLGGLADFEQVDTLVLPDGEAFKTLDTLERIFDRLLEKRHNRSTTLIALGGGVIGDMTGFAAACYQRGVDFVQIPTTLLAQVDSSVGGKTGVNHPLGKNMIGAFYQPRVVLADMDTLATLPDRELSAGIAEVIKYGLICDAPFFSWLEEHMPKLMARDPQALAYAVNRCCRDKAAVVAEDERESARRAILNFGHTFGHAIEAVQGYGNWLHGEAVAAGMVMAAELSRIRGTIDGELVARIRALLAAAQLPQASPEGMTVREYLEAMAVDKKVLDGRLRLVLLRSLGDAQICDDTPLKQLEEALKICGAE